A region of Myxococcus stipitatus DSM 14675 DNA encodes the following proteins:
- a CDS encoding efflux RND transporter permease subunit has translation MWIVRLALQRPYTFVVAALLLVFVSVHVIREAPTDILPEVELPVISVVWTYEGLPAQQIERQITQFSEYSLANNVANLARQESQSFDGVSVGRLYLHPGADVAEALAQVTASSQSITKRMPPGTTPPIILRYSASSVPILQLSFSSETLTESQIYDHVNQRVRPLLGTVQGSRIPQLSGGKPRQITVDLDLEALESRGLSPHDVASAVSAQNLVLPTGSIKMGAHEYRVTLNSSPESIDALNDIPVRRGDGRVVFLRDVAHVHDGFAVQTNIAREEGRRSIILSVMKTGEASTLEVARRVRELVPTLQAAAPEGLKVRLLADQSSFVTTAIHGLLVEGVIAALLTATMLLLFIGSWRSTLIIAISIPLSVLAAILMLRGLGYSLNSMTLGGLALAVGILVDDATVELENIHRNLAMGKPLTQAILDGAEQIAVPAFVASLSIGIVFISVLFLEGPARYLFLPMGLAVGLAVMASYVLSRTLVPTLVQFLLRAEVARHGQPATGLFARLHHRFDAGFLHFRERYVAGLQGALAHPRRVLVVFALAMLGALGLMPFVGRDFFPTVDSGQLRLHVVAPPGTRIEETERHLSLVEQAVRELIPAEDRVSMIDQIGMPGGYNLALTDTSNVSSADGEVLVVLSPSRKRRTDEYVRLLREQLPPRFPELGFYFQPADIVTQILNFGLPSPIDVQISGSQREATYAIARKLEAELRQVRGAVDVRLFQVMNAPRLHFDVDRVRSSAVGLTQRDVANNMLLTVSSSSQVSPSFWSDPKTGNSYPVSVRVPESRVGSVEDLTRMALPTREGAQLLGDFARVQRAQTPVFISHVDIQPTFNIRADVQDSDLGSVSSRLEQVVERYRAELPPGARIQVRGQVDSMRTSFERLLWGLLFAAVLVYALMVVNFQSWLDPFIIITALPGAVVGMVVALFVTQTSFSIPSLMGAIMSVGVATANSVLVVSFANEQRMRGASAREAALEAGRVRVRPVLMTALAMGLGMLPMSLGLSEGGEQNAALGCAVIGGLVGATVATLFFVPVVYSLMQARRDVRVAASALEPSVTA, from the coding sequence ATGTGGATTGTCCGACTCGCGCTCCAACGCCCCTATACCTTCGTGGTGGCTGCGTTGTTGCTCGTCTTCGTGAGCGTGCATGTCATCCGCGAGGCACCCACGGACATCCTCCCGGAGGTCGAGCTCCCGGTCATCAGCGTTGTATGGACATACGAAGGACTGCCGGCGCAGCAGATCGAGCGGCAGATCACCCAGTTCAGCGAGTACTCCCTGGCCAACAACGTCGCCAACCTGGCGCGACAGGAAAGCCAGTCGTTCGACGGTGTCTCGGTCGGACGGTTGTATCTACACCCCGGGGCTGACGTGGCGGAGGCCCTGGCGCAGGTCACCGCGTCCTCTCAATCCATCACCAAGCGGATGCCTCCCGGGACGACGCCGCCCATCATCCTGCGGTACTCGGCCAGCAGCGTCCCCATCCTCCAGCTGTCGTTCAGCAGCGAGACGCTCACCGAGTCGCAAATCTATGACCACGTGAATCAGCGCGTGCGCCCCTTGCTCGGGACGGTGCAGGGCTCGCGCATCCCCCAGCTGTCGGGAGGCAAGCCCCGGCAGATCACCGTGGACCTGGACCTGGAGGCGCTCGAGTCGCGGGGCCTGTCGCCGCATGACGTCGCCTCGGCGGTCTCCGCGCAGAACCTGGTGCTGCCCACCGGGAGCATCAAGATGGGCGCGCACGAGTACCGGGTGACGCTCAACAGCAGCCCGGAGAGCATCGACGCGCTCAATGACATCCCGGTCCGCCGGGGGGATGGCCGCGTCGTGTTCCTGCGCGACGTGGCGCATGTGCATGACGGGTTCGCGGTGCAGACGAACATCGCGCGCGAGGAGGGGCGTCGCTCCATCATCCTGTCCGTGATGAAGACGGGCGAGGCGTCCACGCTGGAGGTCGCCCGTCGCGTGCGGGAGCTGGTGCCCACGCTCCAGGCCGCCGCGCCGGAGGGGCTGAAGGTGCGGCTGCTCGCGGACCAGTCCTCGTTCGTGACGACGGCCATCCACGGGCTGCTCGTGGAGGGAGTGATCGCGGCGCTGCTGACCGCGACGATGCTCCTGTTGTTCATCGGGAGCTGGCGCAGCACGCTCATCATCGCCATCTCCATCCCGCTGTCGGTGCTGGCGGCGATACTGATGCTGCGGGGCTTGGGCTACTCGCTCAACTCGATGACGCTCGGCGGGCTGGCGCTCGCGGTGGGCATCCTGGTGGATGACGCCACGGTGGAGCTGGAGAACATCCACCGCAACCTCGCGATGGGAAAGCCCCTCACGCAGGCCATCCTGGATGGCGCGGAGCAGATCGCCGTGCCCGCGTTCGTCGCGTCGCTCTCCATCGGCATCGTCTTCATCTCCGTGCTCTTCCTGGAGGGACCGGCCCGCTACCTCTTCCTCCCCATGGGGCTGGCGGTGGGGCTGGCCGTGATGGCCTCGTATGTCCTGTCGCGCACGCTGGTGCCCACGCTCGTGCAGTTCCTGCTGCGCGCGGAGGTGGCGCGGCACGGCCAGCCCGCGACGGGCCTGTTCGCGCGGCTGCACCACCGCTTCGATGCGGGCTTCCTCCACTTCCGGGAGCGATATGTGGCGGGACTCCAGGGGGCGCTCGCCCATCCTCGCCGCGTCCTGGTCGTCTTCGCGCTGGCGATGCTGGGCGCGCTGGGGCTGATGCCCTTCGTGGGCCGGGACTTCTTCCCCACCGTGGACTCCGGCCAGCTGCGCCTCCATGTCGTGGCGCCTCCGGGGACTCGCATCGAGGAGACGGAGCGCCACCTGTCCCTGGTGGAGCAGGCCGTGCGCGAGCTCATCCCGGCGGAGGACCGGGTGAGCATGATTGACCAGATAGGCATGCCGGGCGGCTACAACCTGGCGCTGACCGATACGTCCAACGTGAGCAGCGCGGACGGCGAGGTCCTCGTCGTCCTGTCCCCGTCGCGAAAGCGTCGGACGGATGAGTACGTGCGGCTGCTCCGCGAGCAGCTCCCGCCTCGGTTCCCGGAGCTGGGGTTCTATTTCCAGCCCGCGGACATCGTGACGCAGATCCTCAACTTCGGGCTGCCGTCGCCCATCGACGTGCAGATCTCCGGCTCGCAGCGCGAGGCCACCTACGCCATCGCGCGGAAGCTGGAGGCGGAGCTGCGCCAGGTGCGCGGCGCGGTGGACGTGCGGCTGTTCCAGGTGATGAACGCGCCCCGCCTGCACTTCGACGTGGACCGGGTGCGCTCCAGCGCCGTGGGCCTCACGCAGCGGGATGTGGCCAACAACATGCTGCTCACCGTGTCCTCCAGCTCCCAGGTGAGCCCCAGCTTCTGGAGCGACCCGAAGACGGGCAACAGCTACCCCGTGTCGGTGCGGGTGCCGGAGTCGCGCGTGGGCTCGGTGGAGGACCTGACGCGGATGGCGCTGCCCACGCGCGAGGGCGCCCAGCTGTTGGGAGACTTCGCTCGGGTGCAGCGCGCGCAGACCCCGGTCTTCATCAGCCACGTGGACATCCAGCCCACCTTCAACATCCGCGCGGATGTCCAGGACTCGGACCTGGGCAGCGTGTCCTCGAGGCTGGAGCAGGTGGTGGAGCGCTACCGGGCCGAGCTGCCTCCGGGGGCTCGCATCCAGGTGCGAGGGCAGGTGGACAGCATGCGCACGAGCTTCGAGCGGCTGCTCTGGGGGCTGCTCTTCGCGGCGGTGCTCGTCTACGCGCTGATGGTCGTCAACTTCCAGTCGTGGCTGGACCCCTTCATCATCATCACCGCGCTGCCCGGCGCCGTGGTGGGCATGGTGGTGGCGCTCTTCGTCACCCAGACGTCCTTCAGCATCCCGTCGTTGATGGGGGCCATCATGAGCGTGGGGGTGGCGACGGCGAACTCCGTGCTCGTGGTGTCCTTCGCCAACGAGCAGCGGATGAGGGGCGCCAGCGCGCGGGAGGCGGCGCTGGAGGCGGGGCGGGTGCGTGTGCGCCCCGTGCTGATGACGGCGCTGGCCATGGGGCTGGGCATGCTCCCCATGTCCCTGGGTCTGAGCGAAGGTGGAGAACAGAACGCGGCGCTGGGCTGCGCTGTCATCGGCGGACTCGTGGGCGCCACGGTCGCGACCTTGTTCTTCGTTCCAGTGGTCTACAGCCTGATGCAGGCGCGGCGGGATGTCCGCGTGGCTGCGTCCGCACTCGAGCCCTCGGTGACCGCGTGA
- a CDS encoding efflux RND transporter periplasmic adaptor subunit: MKPQAPDTNETEPRAPSAGTQGRGWVWGLGAALLVLLGLGVVPRLERARALDRRAEESRQPPLVATVAVRRATPKAELTLPGTVLPLQRASLHARLSGFVGRIHVELGDKVRAGQLLAEIEAPELQAECHRARARLDETERNLEFARASAERNQTLAREGNVSHEVSEEARARANTAEAALKGAKAEVERLEALYAYRRVVAPFEGLIVRRNVDPGALVTAGSTTGVTSLFEMAQTHALKVYVEVPQSLASDIRPGLEARITTLDAPARALPGRVVRTSGVLDPGTRTLLTEVQLTNEHGLFAGAFVRVRLLIERDVPPLLVPASALAARREGMTLLVVDAANAVQQRVVVLGRDLGSQVEVLEGVSEADRVVLSPPDTLGDGSVVRVAQGHAAL; this comes from the coding sequence GTGAAGCCGCAAGCCCCCGATACGAATGAGACGGAGCCTCGGGCTCCATCCGCAGGGACGCAGGGCAGGGGATGGGTGTGGGGACTGGGCGCGGCGCTGCTGGTGCTGCTGGGCCTGGGCGTGGTGCCTCGGCTGGAGCGGGCGCGGGCGTTGGACCGGCGCGCGGAGGAGTCCCGTCAGCCGCCGCTGGTGGCCACGGTGGCCGTGCGCCGGGCCACACCGAAGGCGGAGCTCACGCTGCCGGGCACGGTGCTCCCCCTCCAGCGAGCCTCGTTGCACGCGCGCCTCAGCGGCTTCGTGGGGCGCATCCACGTCGAGCTCGGTGACAAGGTTCGCGCGGGCCAGCTCCTCGCCGAAATCGAGGCGCCCGAGCTCCAGGCCGAGTGCCACCGGGCGCGGGCCCGCCTGGACGAGACGGAGCGGAACCTCGAGTTCGCGCGGGCGTCCGCGGAGCGCAACCAGACGCTCGCGCGGGAGGGGAACGTCAGCCACGAGGTCTCCGAGGAGGCTCGGGCGCGGGCGAACACCGCGGAGGCCGCGCTGAAGGGCGCGAAGGCGGAGGTGGAGCGGCTGGAGGCCCTGTATGCCTACCGGCGCGTGGTGGCCCCCTTCGAGGGGCTCATCGTCCGCCGCAACGTGGACCCGGGGGCGCTGGTCACCGCGGGGAGCACCACCGGAGTGACGAGCCTCTTCGAGATGGCCCAGACGCACGCGCTCAAGGTCTACGTGGAGGTGCCGCAGTCGCTCGCGAGCGACATCCGCCCCGGACTGGAGGCCCGCATCACCACGCTGGATGCGCCCGCGCGGGCGCTCCCGGGGCGCGTCGTGCGGACCTCCGGGGTGTTGGACCCGGGGACCCGGACGCTGCTCACGGAGGTGCAGCTCACCAACGAGCACGGACTGTTCGCGGGGGCCTTCGTCCGCGTCCGGCTGCTCATCGAGCGGGACGTGCCTCCGTTGCTCGTGCCCGCGAGTGCGCTGGCCGCGCGACGCGAGGGGATGACCTTGCTGGTGGTGGACGCGGCGAACGCCGTCCAGCAGCGCGTGGTGGTGCTGGGGCGAGACCTGGGCTCACAAGTCGAGGTGTTGGAGGGTGTGTCGGAGGCGGACCGCGTGGTGTTGAGCCCACCGGATACGTTGGGGGATGGGAGCGTGGTGCGTGTGGCCCAGGGGCATGCCGCCCTGTAG
- a CDS encoding c-type cytochrome, whose translation MKRLLWMCVAATVLVSNGALASEALSKAKNCSTCHSASARLVGPSYKEISAKYGKQKDAEDKLSQRVLKGSSGVWGIVPMPANKEVSDAEARALVKWIMSQK comes from the coding sequence ATGAAGCGTTTGCTGTGGATGTGTGTTGCCGCGACGGTGCTGGTGTCCAACGGAGCACTGGCGAGTGAGGCCCTGTCCAAGGCCAAGAACTGCTCGACGTGTCATTCCGCGTCGGCGCGGCTGGTGGGGCCCTCCTACAAGGAGATTTCCGCCAAGTACGGCAAGCAGAAGGACGCCGAAGACAAGCTGTCGCAGCGGGTGCTGAAGGGGAGCAGCGGCGTCTGGGGGATTGTTCCAATGCCAGCGAACAAAGAGGTCTCCGATGCGGAGGCCCGTGCGCTGGTGAAATGGATCATGTCGCAGAAGTAA